A window of Phragmites australis chromosome 2, lpPhrAust1.1, whole genome shotgun sequence genomic DNA:
ATCTTATGAGAATATCCGAGCACTTTCACAAATAAGATCTGGAAATTCACAGGCTGAATTTTGGTGTGATCACATTATCACCAAAGGTTCCAGAAGCATCAACAATTCAAAAAGGTTTATGATAAAGTACTTTGCACCTTTTTGGATCTGATTCTCGTAATTTAGGGTTTTAATCAGGTTTTGGTGCAGATGGATAAAAGCTTTTGTGCGCAAGGGCAGATTTGCATTAGGCTGAATGATGAGGAAGGACCAGTACTTTCAGGGTTATCAGGGTTTGAGGCGAGATCCCTTGTCTCCTTCCCTCTTCAATTTGGGAAGATGGGTTTAGCTGCTATGGTGAGAAGAGCCCAACCAAATGGATTAATTGCGGATTAGTTCCCCATTTGATCATTTGATCCGAAAAGGACTAGCCTTGCttcaatatgcagatgacactgTCCTAGCTCTGATGGTATTGTTGTGGCTCAGAATGTGAAAATTTTGTTGTATGCATATGGAAGAATGACTGAGCTGAAAAGCTGTCTCAAGAGTGTTGTAGTGCTTTTGGGAGAGGATAATCAAAGAGCAGAAATGATGGCAGATTTATTTCACTATTCATATTGGTCACTTGCCAATCACGTACCTAAGAGTTCTGTGTCAACCAGAAGATTTTTGTTGGTGGATTGGCTATTCGTGATAAAGAGGTGGCTTTGTTTCTCCATGAAGGAGACTTGTTTTCCTGGAATCATGTCTTAGCACAATACCTATCTAACTTATGTCCGTGTACCAACTACCAAAAACAATCATACAGAAAATTGATACGCTCAGGAGGAGATTCTTGTGGCAAGGTATTTGGTCAAATGTGATATTGTTTGCAAGCAGAAAAAGCAAGGGGCATTGGGAGCTAAACATCTGGACACCATGAACTAGTGCCTGTTAGCTAAATGGCTGTTCAAAGGTCAGAATGGAACAGGTTTATGGCAAGTTGGCAACAGATAGTTGAAGCAAAATATATCAGACAGAGATCGTTTTTTTGGATCAAATGGAAACCAACTGATTCACCAGTCTGAAGTATTTTGTTAAATTGAAGACCATCCTATACACAGGTTGGTATTGGAAAGCGGGCTCAGGTACCAGAATTCGTTTCTAGGAAGATACCTGGCTCTATGATGTTACTTTAGCCCTGAAATTTCCAGAGATGTATGAACTGATTCAAAAGCCTGAAGTTTCTTGGCCAAGCTCAATTTTCTGTCAGAAGACATCTTGATGAGCTATTATTGGGTTCGTCAGATCAGATTCAGAACTAGTGCAGAAATGTACATCTTGATGATTCAAAAGATAGAGTAAATTGATTTGGAGCCATACTTCGACAAAAGATTTCACAGTCTATATATCAGAAAGTGGCTGCACACAACTATACTAAATTCAACTCGTACATGGATGAACTCTAGACTAGCTAGCATATCCAACCTATTAAGTTGGAGAAGTGTAATTGAATACCTGGATCTTGGATTAAACAACAGTCGTTTTTTGTTAAATGCTTGTAGTTTAAATCTCTGATGCGTTTTGATTTCATCAGTTTTGAAGTGCTGTAGTTCTTTTAAACTTTTATAGTGCTATTTTACCAAAATTTAAAGGCATTTTATCATGCTTGGCAACTATTTTCAAGTCATTTTTAACAAAGTGATGGTGTCCTTTCAACAGATTCAAGCATGGAACCAGCCGAGGATGTGAAGCTGTCAGGTACTGCTCGCGCTGGATGTTGCAAGGTATGCGGAGAACCTGAAGAGAAGGGCAAGGAATTCTTGATTTGTTGTCACTCTCTTTGTCTGTACAAGTACTACCACATCCGGTGCCTGAAGCCTAAGAAGATCGCGAGCAATGCGCAGAGGAACAAACCACACTGGTACTGCCCATCTTGCCTCTGCCGGGTTTGTCttgatgacaaggatgatgatCAGATCATCCTGTGTGATGGCTGTGATGAGGGCCATCACCTGTACTGCCTCAGGCCTCCACGTACTTCAGTGCCAGAAGGGAAGTGGTACTGCCCCTCCTGCAAGGCAGAGATGGCAAAGGAGCGGGAGACGAGAAAGTACGAGCAAAGGAT
This region includes:
- the LOC133909320 gene encoding PHD finger protein EHD3-like, with the translated sequence MEPAEDVKLSGTARAGCCKVCGEPEEKGKEFLICCHSLCLYKYYHIRCLKPKKIASNAQRNKPHWYCPSCLCRVCLDDKDDDQIILCDGCDEGHHLYCLRPPRTSVPEGKWYCPSCKAEMAKERETRKYEQRMLKLHRKDGAMVKSRKYDGVNLLLSAAEKLNADEQQLTSAK